A genome region from Festucalex cinctus isolate MCC-2025b chromosome 17, RoL_Fcin_1.0, whole genome shotgun sequence includes the following:
- the LOC144004874 gene encoding carbohydrate sulfotransferase 15-like, which translates to MDSHLTSSKLWPSAARQQLRTITHMDYKYALLDSGGEDYHKRPLLLQVDQAPMNLFAVLQVKPELPRRWSAPGYFRKVRLCGVLLGMAVTFVIMASYILTGDRKDLLLTPSPYHHLVIPPGPFAFNLSSVKDFAHLQLVVKSIASKVEFRGDRQLPELKALVRSEQHMFSVIPRQFLPGFRNPCWYEEYAGNATSDPYGANLYARYARSFRTVFQHLRSTFRKHLSSRDGKLYRIRCLPYFYIIGQPKCGTTDLYDRLRLHPNVKFSTFKEPHWWTRKRFGIIRLSEGFHNRYPVEDYLDLFDQAAHVIQGSLAANDSGSRPDVIIGEASASTMWDNNAWVYFYDNATTGGEPPFLIQDFVHALQPDARFIVMLRDPVERLYSDYLYFGIANKSVEDFHEKVSESLHLLDGCLADYTLRSCVYNTSVNNAMPVRLQVGLYVVYLLDWLSVFGREQMLVLRLEDHASNRTDTMHTVFRFLGLGPLSQPMESELNRSPASNSRRPADKNLGPMLPATQHILRHFYAPFNRKLARVLHNDAFLWDSQP; encoded by the exons ATGGACAGTCACCTAACCTCCTCCAAACTCTGGCCCTCTGCTGCCAGGCAGCAGTTGCGGACCATAACCCACATGGACTACAAGTACGCCCTGTTGGACTCAGGGGGGGAAGACTATCACAAGAGACCGCTGCTCCTGCAGGTGGACCAGGCGCCCATGAACCTGTTCGCCGTCCTGCAGGTGAAGCCCGAGCTCCCAAGGAGGTGGAGCGCGCCAGGCTACTTCCGGAAGGTCCGCCTTTGCGGAGTATTGCTTGGCATGGCTGTCACGTTCGTCATCATGGCCTCGTACATCCTGACGGGGGACAGGAAGGACCTTCTGCTCACGCCGTCGCCTTATCACCACTTGGTCATCCCCCCGGGACCCTTCGCCTTCAACCTGTCGTCGGTCAAGGACTTCGCGCACCTTCAGCTGGTGGTCAAGTCCATCGCGTCCAAGGTGGAGTTCCGCGGTGACCGACAGCTGCCGGAGCTCAAGGCTCTGGTTCGCAGTGAGCAACAT ATGTTTTCAGTCATCCCCCGCCAATTCCTCCCAGGTTTCCGCAACCCCTGCTGGTACGAGGAGTACGCCGGCAATGCCACCTCGGACCCGTACGGCGCCAACTTGTACGCGCGCTACGCACGCAGCTTCCGCACCGTCTTCCAGCACTTGAGGAGCACTTTCCGAAAGCACTTATCGAGCCGCGACGGTAAACTTTACCGCATCCGCTGCCTGCCATATTTCTACATCATTGGACAGCCAAAGTGCGGCACCACGGATCTTTACGACCGCCTGCGGCTGCACCCTAACGTCAAATTCTCCACCTTCAAAGAGCCGCACTGGTGGACCCGCAAGAGGTTTG GGATCATCCGTCTGAGTGAAGGCTTCCACAACCGCTACCCGGTGGAGGACTACTTGGACTTGTTCGACCAGGCCGCTCACGTCATCCAAGGCAGCTTGGCGGCCAATGACAGCGGGAGTCGGCCCGACGTTATCATTG GCGAAGCTAGCGCGTCCACCATGTGGGACAACAATGCATGGGTGTACTTCTACGACAATGCCACCACCGGGGGGGAGCCGCCCTTCCTCATCCAGGACTTTGTGCACGCCCTGCAGCCCGACGCCCGCTTTATCGTCATGCTCAGGGACCCGGTGGAAAG GCTATATTCCGACTACTTGTACTTCGGCATCGCCAACAAATCGGTGGAGGACTTCCATGAGAAGGTGTCCGAGTCCCTGCATCTGTTGGACGGCTGCCTGGCCGACTACACGCTTCGCTCCTGCGTCTACAACACCAGCGTCAACAATGCCATGCCC gtgcGACTGCAGGTGGGCCTCTATGTGGTCTACCTGCTGGACTGGCTGAGCGTGTTCGGCCGCGAGCAGATGCTGGTGCTGAGGCTGGAGGATCACGCCTCCAACAGGACTGACACCATGCACACCGTCTTCCGCTTCCTTGGCCTGG GGCCGCTGAGCCAGCCAATGGAGTCGGAGCTGAACAGAAGCCCCGCCTCCAACAGCAGGAGGCCGGCGGACAAGAACCTGGGCCCCATGCTGCCCGCCACGCAACACATCTTACGCCACTTCTATGCGCCCTTCAACCGCAAGCTGGCGCGAGTCTTGCACAACGACGCCTTCCTCTGGGATTCACAACCCTGA